A window from Erythrolamprus reginae isolate rEryReg1 chromosome 11, rEryReg1.hap1, whole genome shotgun sequence encodes these proteins:
- the LOC139173992 gene encoding sushi, nidogen and EGF-like domain-containing protein 1 has protein sequence MDSFYISLLLAAGVALPCLAERPKTSLLYPYGETQGDSENPVDDDGNSPEISIENPFSFYGNPYDSLFVNNNGVVSFGRSVSEYTPNAFPLENGIPFVAPFWADVDNRVSGKIFSRQTKDSALLSRFAADLSRYHNDFSFTPVWMFIATWDKVGFYGSASDKANTFQAVLATDGKISFIMLNYADIQWTTGTGNDGDIYTGLGGTPAQAGFDSGDKVNYYNIPGSRTPEILNIKETTNVGEPGRWLFQVDKLIIGGVPTPKTDCLNK, from the exons ATGGACAGTTTTTATATTTCCCTACTTCTAGCAGCAG gagtGGCGTTGCCTTGTCTGGCTGAAAGACCAAAGA CATCATTGCTCTATCCTTATGGAGAAACCCAAGGTGACTCAGAAAACCCAGTAGATGATGATGGGAATTCTCCAGAGATCTCCATCGAAAATCCATTCTCCTTCTACGGCAATCCATACGACTCCCTTTTT GTCAACAACAATGGGGTTGTCTCTTTCGGGAGGTCTGTCTCAGAATACACTCCCAATGCTTTCCCTCTGGAAAATGGAATACCCTTCGTTGCTCCATTTTGGGCCGATGTTGACAATAGAGTCAGTGGGAAAATCTTCTCGAGACAGACCAAAGACTCGGCGCTGCTTAGTCGGTTTGCTGCAGATCTCAGTCGGTACCACAATGATTTTTCTTTCACACCCGTGTGGATGTTTATTGCCACCTGGGACAAAGTAGGCTTCTATGGATCTGCTTCAGATAAG GCCAACACATTTCAAGCCGTCTTGGCCACGGATGGAAAAATATCCTTCATCATGCTGAACTATGCTGATATACAGTGGACCACTGGAACTGGAAACGATGGAGATATCTATACAGGACTTGGAGGAACCCCCGCTCAG GCTGGCTTTGACAGCGGCGACAAAGTAAATTACTACAACATCCCTGGTTCCCGAACTCCTGAAATTCTCAATATTAAGGAGACTACCAATGTCGGTGAACCAGGTCGCTGGCTGTTTCAAGTGGATAAGTTAATTATCGGAGGAGTTCCCACACCAAAAACTGATTGCTTGAATAA